Below is a genomic region from Acidimicrobiia bacterium.
CGAGTGTGCCACCAAAACCCGACCGCACCCATAGCCACTCCCCCAGCAATTAGGCGCAAGGTCAGCACAATTTCATTCACCCGATCGTTGGCCGTTTTTCCCTCTGCATCTACCGCAGAAGGAATCGTCTCTACGGTGGTTACCTGCGCGCCAACCGAAGGAACCAAAAACAAACCGGTAAAAAGCAAAGCTGTAGCAAACCTAAGCCCGCCTGATTTTCGTTTTGCCCCAAGGCTCATAGTGACTTGCTCCCTCTCCGAATCTTCAGGATAGTCCCACAAACCCGTTACTGCTGATGCTGCGGGCACCACCAAGTAGTTCGCCCACCAATAGTGGCCTTTACCAACGGCTCACCCTCTTGAGGGCAACAAGCACCAGGATGGCGGTGTTCGAACAATTCTCCCATGTGCGAACCCCCACGCTTATCCAACTGGTTGAGCACTTGGCGCATTACCCGAGCCAGCACTTTGCTCTCTTGATCGCTCAACAAACCGGCCGGCCGACGGGGGTCTAAACCAGCTCGCCAACACATTTCATCAACCAACAAATTGCCCAACCCGGCGATGCGAGATTGATCCAACAACCGTGCTTTTAACGGACCTCGGCCACCCGACAAAGCCAGGCGTAAACCCCCAACCCCCAGAGTCCACGCATCGGGACCTAAGGCTGCTTCATCAGGAGCTATTT
It encodes:
- a CDS encoding formamidopyrimidine-DNA glycosylase, giving the protein MPEILEIEVYRRLAEQVVGRTVHSVQAPDTWFIKGGATPESVSAALVGRRFTEARRIGKLLLLDSGGPTLGLRFGMTGRLLVDGQAAIEHLEWGSRRFNPAWHRFGLTFTGGGQLIMDDPRRFGGVEIAPDEAALGPDAWTLGVGGLRLALSGGRGPLKARLLDQSRIAGLGNLLVDEMCWRAGLDPRRPAGLLSDQESKVLARVMRQVLNQLDKRGGSHMGELFEHRHPGACCPQEGEPLVKATIGGRTTWWCPQHQQ